A genomic region of Nostoc sp. UHCC 0702 contains the following coding sequences:
- a CDS encoding transposase, whose protein sequence is MIIYEFKVKGRDRQYRAIDDAIHTSQFIQNKSLRYWMDNKNVTKYDLNKYCAVLAAELWLEYFGHKYGKVTVAVPPHNTSQNCSNCGEKVKKSLSTRTHICPHCNYVADRDVNASINILKLGLTTVGHTGSYAWGDLPSWAVGTVLLSNGESGNQESPSRRSGECQ, encoded by the coding sequence ATGATAATTTATGAGTTCAAAGTCAAAGGAAGAGATAGGCAGTATCGCGCAATAGATGATGCTATTCACACTAGTCAATTCATCCAGAATAAATCTTTAAGATATTGGATGGACAATAAGAATGTCACTAAGTATGATCTCAACAAATACTGTGCGGTACTGGCTGCGGAATTATGGTTAGAATATTTTGGTCATAAATATGGGAAGGTAACGGTTGCTGTTCCTCCCCATAACACGAGTCAAAATTGTTCTAACTGTGGCGAGAAAGTGAAAAAATCTCTATCTACAAGAACTCATATTTGCCCTCATTGCAACTATGTAGCGGATAGGGATGTAAATGCTAGTATCAATATTCTCAAATTAGGATTAACTACCGTAGGGCATACGGGAAGCTACGCTTGGGGAGATTTGCCCTCTTGGGCAGTTGGCACAGTCCTGCTGTCTAACGGCGAGTCAGGGAACCAAGAATCCCCGTCTCGAAGAAGCGGGGAGTGTCAATGA
- the rfbB gene encoding dTDP-glucose 4,6-dehydratase, whose translation MSTLLVTGGAGFIGSNFVLQARKAKWANIVNLDKLTYASGLQNLADLQDDPNYYFIQGDISNFELVRYLLDQYQPDAVINFAAETHVDRSILSPQNFIQTNIVGTFQLLEASKAYWQKLPSPRQEKFRFLHISTDEVYGSLNPTDPAFREDTPYAPNSPYAASKAGADHLVRSYYHTYGLPTLTTNCSNNYGPLQFPEKLIPLTILNALNGKPLPIYGDGQNIRDWLYVTDHCDAIYLVLREGSIGETYNIGGLNEQTNLAVVEKICAILDNIAPKENFKHSSLITFIKDRPGHDRRYAIDCSKISRDLGWQPKENFDSGLLKTVQWYVNNSAWVDSVCTGTYQNWIKQNYETR comes from the coding sequence ATGTCAACTCTATTAGTAACAGGTGGAGCAGGATTTATTGGATCTAACTTTGTCCTACAAGCTAGAAAAGCAAAATGGGCTAACATCGTTAATTTAGATAAACTGACTTATGCAAGTGGTCTACAAAATCTCGCAGATTTGCAAGACGATCCAAACTATTACTTTATTCAAGGTGATATTAGTAACTTTGAGTTAGTACGATATCTGCTAGATCAATATCAGCCAGATGCAGTGATTAATTTTGCTGCTGAGACTCATGTAGATCGTTCAATCCTTAGTCCCCAAAATTTTATCCAAACTAATATAGTAGGAACATTTCAACTATTAGAAGCCAGTAAAGCTTATTGGCAAAAACTACCATCGCCAAGACAAGAAAAGTTCCGCTTTTTGCATATATCTACTGATGAAGTATATGGTTCATTGAACCCAACAGATCCAGCCTTCCGAGAAGATACCCCCTATGCACCTAATAGCCCCTATGCCGCTTCCAAGGCGGGTGCTGACCATCTCGTGCGCTCCTACTACCATACGTATGGTCTACCTACTTTAACAACCAATTGCTCAAATAACTATGGGCCTCTGCAATTTCCTGAGAAACTGATTCCGTTGACTATTCTCAATGCTTTAAATGGTAAACCTCTACCTATATATGGTGATGGACAAAATATACGAGACTGGCTTTATGTCACCGATCACTGTGATGCTATTTATCTTGTTCTCAGAGAAGGCAGTATAGGAGAAACATACAATATCGGTGGACTAAATGAACAAACAAATTTAGCAGTTGTTGAAAAGATTTGTGCCATTCTTGATAACATAGCGCCTAAAGAGAATTTTAAACATTCTTCTCTAATTACATTTATTAAAGACCGTCCTGGTCATGATCGCAGATACGCAATTGACTGTAGCAAAATTTCTAGGGATTTAGGCTGGCAACCGAAAGAAAATTTTGATAGTGGTTTACTGAAAACAGTTCAGTGGTATGTCAATAACTCTGCTTGGGTAGACTCCGTATGCACAGGTACATACCAAAACTGGATCAAACAAAATTATGAAACCCGATAA
- the dapB gene encoding 4-hydroxy-tetrahydrodipicolinate reductase encodes MAIDVCLAGATGWVGRSLVKAIDTEQDLNLVGAISRTHAGSRLGDVIVETSSDVIISASVKEALIKKCDVLVDYTKPNVVKSNVLEAIENGIHVVIGTSGLTDEDFVEINEQAIKRQVGVLAAGNFAITAVLLQRFAELAAKYTSIWEIVDYASEKKVDAPSGTARELASRLGRVKQPIPYNPIENTQGAKESRGATLNGTQVHSLRLPGYTLAVEAIFGLGEEKLIIRHEAGSSAEPYVKGTLLAIRQVSSFVGLKRGLDSVMEL; translated from the coding sequence ATGGCAATAGATGTTTGTTTAGCTGGTGCGACAGGATGGGTAGGGCGTTCCTTAGTCAAAGCGATTGACACTGAACAAGACTTGAATCTTGTGGGAGCAATCTCCAGAACTCATGCTGGCAGTAGATTGGGCGATGTAATTGTGGAGACATCATCAGATGTGATCATCAGTGCTTCTGTCAAAGAAGCTTTAATTAAAAAGTGTGATGTTTTAGTTGACTACACTAAACCAAATGTAGTTAAAAGCAACGTCCTAGAAGCTATCGAAAACGGTATCCATGTAGTCATTGGTACTTCTGGACTTACAGATGAAGACTTTGTAGAAATCAATGAACAGGCAATTAAGCGCCAAGTAGGTGTTTTAGCAGCTGGCAACTTTGCAATTACAGCAGTGCTTCTGCAACGTTTTGCCGAATTAGCAGCCAAGTACACGAGCATTTGGGAAATTGTAGATTACGCTTCTGAAAAGAAAGTGGATGCTCCCAGTGGGACAGCCAGGGAACTTGCTTCTCGATTAGGGCGAGTTAAACAGCCAATCCCATACAATCCCATAGAAAACACTCAAGGTGCAAAAGAAAGTAGAGGTGCAACACTCAATGGGACGCAAGTCCATTCGTTGCGTTTACCTGGTTATACTTTAGCGGTGGAAGCAATTTTTGGTCTAGGGGAGGAAAAGCTGATAATTCGACATGAAGCGGGAAGTAGTGCAGAACCTTATGTAAAAGGAACTTTATTAGCTATTCGCCAAGTGAGTTCTTTTGTAGGATTGAAACGGGGTCTGGATAGTGTGATGGAATTGTAG
- the rfbD gene encoding dTDP-4-dehydrorhamnose reductase, translating into MKILLTGVTGQVGWELQRTLMPLGAVIPVGRRHMDLAQPDTIRHIIRELRPDLIVNPAAYLASDKAESEPDLAMAINGIAPGVMAEEAKRLGAAMIHYSTAGVFDGNKNTPYKEEDKAEPPNIYGKTKLAGEQAIAAVGVDHLIFRINWVYGLRPREKNFLMTMLRLAEEREEIRVVDDQFGAPTWSRMIAEVTAQILSQSLHNTADFFASKGGLYHLTASGETSWYGFTKAIFEYDFQQSQRKLKRLIPITTQEYPTAARRLAYSVLDNQKLSNTFGMVMPDWQIALGLLLNYNGMVTI; encoded by the coding sequence ATGAAAATCCTATTAACAGGTGTAACTGGACAAGTAGGTTGGGAACTACAGCGTACCCTTATGCCTTTGGGTGCAGTAATTCCAGTAGGGCGCAGACATATGGATTTAGCGCAGCCAGACACTATTCGCCACATAATTAGGGAACTAAGACCCGACTTGATTGTTAATCCGGCTGCTTACCTAGCGTCAGATAAGGCAGAGTCAGAACCAGATTTGGCGATGGCGATTAACGGTATTGCTCCTGGTGTAATGGCAGAGGAAGCAAAGCGACTGGGTGCAGCCATGATTCACTATTCTACTGCTGGTGTATTTGACGGTAATAAGAATACACCGTATAAAGAGGAAGATAAAGCAGAGCCGCCGAACATTTATGGAAAAACAAAACTAGCAGGGGAGCAGGCGATCGCTGCCGTAGGTGTAGACCATTTAATTTTCCGCATCAATTGGGTCTACGGGCTACGGCCAAGAGAGAAAAACTTTTTAATGACAATGCTGAGGCTGGCTGAAGAGCGGGAAGAAATCAGAGTTGTTGATGACCAATTTGGCGCACCGACGTGGAGCCGGATGATTGCCGAAGTTACAGCCCAAATTCTTTCTCAATCTTTGCACAATACAGCTGATTTTTTCGCTAGTAAAGGTGGACTGTATCACTTAACGGCAAGTGGAGAAACTAGCTGGTATGGTTTTACCAAAGCAATTTTTGAATATGATTTTCAGCAGAGTCAACGCAAGTTAAAAAGATTAATCCCAATTACTACACAGGAGTATCCTACAGCCGCACGCAGGCTAGCATATTCTGTATTAGACAATCAAAAATTATCTAATACTTTTGGAATGGTTATGCCAGATTGGCAAATAGCTTTAGGGTTATTACTTAATTATAATGGTATGGTTACAATCTAA
- a CDS encoding HEAT repeat domain-containing protein, with product MAALPLEEISTQLESPNLRDRMVALASLRDVSPEDAVPLIKKVLDDESLQLRSMAIFALGIKPTAENYPILVKILENDPDYGIRADAAGALGYLGDVRAFEVLARAFYEDTDWLVRFSAAVSLGNLKDPRARQILIQALDSQEVVLQQAAISALGEIEDIESVDSILRFAQSDDWLVRQRLAEALGHLPTPKSVSALKYLEKDVHTNVQQAATISLKRLESTENQA from the coding sequence ATGGCTGCTCTACCCTTAGAAGAAATATCTACTCAGTTAGAAAGTCCAAATTTACGCGATCGCATGGTAGCTCTTGCCAGTTTGCGCGATGTATCCCCCGAAGATGCAGTACCTTTAATTAAAAAGGTATTGGATGATGAATCTCTGCAACTGCGCTCAATGGCAATATTTGCCTTGGGAATCAAGCCAACGGCAGAAAATTATCCAATTTTGGTGAAAATTCTGGAAAATGACCCAGACTATGGCATTCGCGCTGATGCTGCTGGTGCTTTAGGATACTTAGGTGATGTCAGAGCCTTCGAGGTGTTGGCACGGGCATTTTATGAAGATACTGATTGGCTAGTACGTTTTAGTGCAGCTGTCTCTTTAGGTAATCTGAAAGATCCACGCGCCCGTCAAATCCTGATTCAGGCTTTGGATAGCCAGGAAGTAGTATTGCAACAAGCTGCAATTTCCGCACTAGGAGAAATTGAAGACATTGAGTCTGTGGATAGTATCCTGCGCTTTGCCCAATCAGATGATTGGTTAGTTCGGCAACGTCTTGCAGAAGCTTTAGGTCATCTTCCCACTCCCAAAAGCGTATCAGCTTTAAAATACTTGGAAAAAGATGTCCATACTAACGTGCAACAAGCAGCGACAATTTCCCTTAAAAGGCTAGAGTCAACAGAAAATCAAGCTTAG
- a CDS encoding ferritin-like domain-containing protein, with translation MVQLSERPGTKKITNLHDKFLYKIGAIYDAEIRFLEGQQLLLQYSQHNQLKSLIETHIRETEQQIKNLEQVFSALGQQPQRVNSDVAAGLISDGQKLVLLASDSPTIVDLALAGEQAKVEQLEIAIYRDLIKNAEVLGQNQVVQLLQQNLQQEEQTAQKLEQLKPQLLQEVQSAQGSSTGSSNKKSR, from the coding sequence ATGGTTCAACTTAGCGAACGTCCAGGTACAAAAAAAATCACTAACTTGCACGATAAGTTCCTCTACAAAATTGGGGCGATCTACGATGCTGAAATTCGCTTTTTGGAAGGACAGCAGTTACTGTTGCAGTATTCTCAACATAACCAGCTGAAGTCCTTGATTGAAACCCATATTCGAGAAACCGAGCAGCAAATTAAGAATCTAGAGCAGGTTTTTAGCGCCTTGGGGCAGCAACCACAACGGGTTAATTCTGATGTGGCAGCTGGTCTAATTAGTGACGGTCAAAAATTAGTACTACTGGCTAGCGATAGTCCCACAATTGTAGATTTGGCACTAGCAGGAGAACAGGCAAAGGTCGAACAGTTAGAAATTGCTATCTATCGTGATTTGATTAAGAATGCTGAGGTGTTGGGGCAGAACCAGGTTGTGCAACTGCTACAGCAAAACTTGCAACAGGAAGAACAGACCGCTCAAAAACTTGAGCAGCTGAAGCCACAGCTACTTCAAGAGGTACAGTCGGCTCAAGGTTCATCTACAGGTTCATCTAATAAGAAGTCTCGCTAA
- a CDS encoding MBL fold metallo-hydrolase, producing the protein MCPLPQQPSQTAKPPHAVLNSIFAFPPNRDTLGGTSYFIVRNEGNILIDCPALVQTNQDFLRSHGGVRWLFLTHRGAIGKTAEFQQAMGCEVLIQEQEAYLLPGLTLTTFAQELTLTTAQLIWTPGHSPGSSCLYYSDLGGVLFSGRHLLPNQQGEPMPLRTAKTFHWPRQIKSLQSLLDRFTPETLQYICPGANTGFLRGKGVIDNAYQRLASVGFTSFAANTVDNLRH; encoded by the coding sequence ATGTGCCCCCTACCTCAACAGCCAAGTCAAACAGCGAAGCCACCACATGCTGTGCTTAACAGCATTTTTGCCTTTCCACCAAATCGGGACACATTAGGGGGAACATCTTACTTCATTGTAAGAAATGAAGGCAATATCCTCATAGATTGCCCTGCTTTAGTTCAAACAAATCAGGATTTTTTGCGATCGCATGGCGGCGTGCGTTGGTTATTTCTCACTCATCGCGGTGCTATTGGCAAAACAGCAGAATTTCAGCAAGCTATGGGCTGCGAAGTTCTGATTCAAGAACAAGAAGCTTATTTATTACCAGGATTAACCCTAACCACCTTTGCCCAAGAATTGACGCTCACCACAGCACAATTAATTTGGACACCTGGTCATTCTCCCGGTTCATCTTGCCTGTACTACAGTGATTTGGGAGGTGTACTGTTTTCTGGACGACATTTACTTCCCAACCAGCAGGGCGAACCGATGCCATTACGCACAGCAAAAACCTTTCACTGGCCCAGGCAGATTAAAAGTCTCCAATCTTTGTTAGACCGCTTTACACCAGAAACTCTCCAGTATATTTGTCCGGGTGCGAATACAGGTTTTCTCAGGGGTAAAGGTGTAATAGATAATGCTTACCAGCGCCTCGCTTCTGTTGGATTTACCAGCTTTGCTGCCAATACAGTCGATAATTTAAGGCACTGA
- a CDS encoding MOSC domain-containing protein, whose translation MQVISVNVGLPREVLWKGKTVTTGIFKEPVEERVMMRSLNLDGDRQADLSVHGGKDKAVYAYPFEHYDYWRRKLPDMDLSWGMFGENFTTVGLLEDQVNIGDRFSIGSAEVMVTQPRMPCYKLGIKFGRADIVKQFLDSRLTGFYFSVLQEGKVGNGDTLSLISRDSNNVTVADITRLYARETNDLELLHRVVQVEALPTGWRDYFQQQIEKLNS comes from the coding sequence ATGCAAGTTATTTCAGTCAATGTAGGACTTCCCCGTGAAGTACTTTGGAAAGGCAAAACAGTTACAACTGGGATTTTTAAAGAACCAGTTGAGGAACGGGTGATGATGCGATCGCTCAATTTAGATGGGGATAGACAAGCTGATTTGAGCGTCCACGGAGGCAAAGACAAAGCAGTTTATGCTTATCCATTCGAGCATTACGACTATTGGCGGCGCAAGTTACCTGACATGGATTTGTCCTGGGGAATGTTTGGTGAGAACTTCACTACCGTTGGGCTGTTAGAAGATCAGGTTAATATTGGCGATCGCTTCTCGATCGGTAGCGCAGAGGTAATGGTGACTCAACCTCGAATGCCTTGTTATAAACTCGGAATCAAGTTTGGACGTGCTGATATAGTTAAACAGTTTTTAGATAGCCGCTTAACGGGGTTCTACTTTTCAGTGCTGCAAGAGGGTAAAGTAGGAAATGGTGATACTTTGTCGTTAATCAGTCGAGACTCAAACAATGTCACTGTTGCTGATATTACCCGACTTTATGCACGCGAAACAAATGATCTAGAACTGTTACACCGCGTCGTACAAGTTGAGGCTTTGCCCACAGGTTGGCGAGACTACTTCCAGCAGCAAATCGAAAAGCTTAACAGCTGA
- a CDS encoding site-2 protease family protein, producing MFFWFLLVLLGLATYLMVQRSVANITRTPVWLLWLVLMTPALVLSGWTLIHGVKQPPPPSLIIWPSTLCFLLYWTLFQLGRRAPKDTQIEPQGIESQSTIHPTVEPVPVRPIELREESQLRNCFPWSVYYIQNIEYRPQAVICRGQLRTTPTIAYQQIKANVEAEFGDRFLVIFQEGLNGKPFFVLVPNIQAATEATSSRKPEKLTRPGLALLLLLATLATTTLVGARIAGVEPTQVQSDPTVFWQGLPYALGLMTILGIHELGHYLTARFYKIRSTLPYFIPMPFFLGTFGAFIQMRSPIPNRKALFDVSIAGPIAGFVATLPLLIWGLAHSNVVTLTEKTGLLNPDAVNPKYSILLALLSKLALGSELTAKSAIDLHPIAVAGFLGLIVTALNLMPVGQLDGGHIIHAMFGQRNAILIGQIARLLLLLLSLIQSEFLVWAIILLFIKSEDEPALNDITELNNGRDILGLIVMALLVMIVLPLPQAIANLLQI from the coding sequence ATATTTTTTTGGTTTCTTCTCGTACTACTGGGACTAGCTACTTATCTAATGGTGCAGCGCAGTGTCGCTAACATTACTCGGACACCGGTCTGGTTGTTGTGGCTGGTTTTGATGACACCAGCATTGGTATTGAGTGGGTGGACGCTCATACATGGGGTAAAACAACCGCCCCCGCCATCACTGATCATTTGGCCGTCAACTTTGTGCTTTCTGTTATACTGGACGTTATTTCAATTGGGGCGTCGGGCACCAAAAGATACACAAATTGAACCCCAAGGTATTGAATCACAATCGACTATCCATCCTACCGTAGAACCAGTACCAGTGCGTCCCATCGAACTAAGGGAAGAAAGCCAACTGCGAAATTGTTTTCCCTGGTCAGTTTACTACATTCAAAATATTGAGTATAGACCCCAAGCCGTAATTTGCCGGGGTCAGTTGAGAACTACACCTACCATTGCCTATCAACAGATTAAGGCAAATGTGGAAGCGGAATTTGGCGATCGCTTCTTGGTGATTTTTCAAGAAGGTCTCAATGGCAAACCGTTTTTTGTACTTGTTCCTAACATTCAAGCGGCTACAGAAGCAACTTCTTCACGTAAACCAGAAAAGTTAACGCGCCCAGGATTAGCATTATTACTGCTATTAGCTACTTTAGCAACTACTACCTTGGTGGGAGCCAGAATTGCTGGTGTTGAACCGACTCAAGTACAATCTGATCCAACTGTCTTTTGGCAAGGACTGCCCTATGCTCTAGGGTTAATGACTATTTTAGGCATTCACGAACTTGGTCATTATTTGACAGCTCGGTTCTACAAAATTCGCTCGACGCTGCCTTACTTTATTCCTATGCCTTTTTTCTTGGGAACTTTTGGGGCATTTATTCAGATGCGTAGTCCCATTCCCAACCGCAAAGCTTTATTTGACGTAAGCATTGCCGGGCCAATTGCTGGTTTCGTAGCTACATTACCCTTATTAATATGGGGTCTAGCTCATTCTAATGTGGTGACTTTGACTGAAAAAACGGGACTGTTGAACCCTGATGCTGTCAATCCCAAATATTCAATATTACTAGCATTACTCTCAAAGTTAGCATTAGGCAGTGAGTTAACTGCAAAATCAGCTATTGATTTGCATCCTATAGCAGTAGCTGGTTTTTTAGGACTAATCGTCACAGCATTAAATTTGATGCCCGTAGGACAACTAGACGGTGGTCACATTATCCATGCAATGTTTGGACAAAGAAATGCAATCCTCATTGGGCAAATTGCACGCTTGTTGCTGCTACTACTTTCTTTAATCCAATCGGAATTTTTGGTGTGGGCAATTATTTTATTGTTTATCAAGTCAGAGGATGAACCTGCTTTGAATGATATCACTGAACTGAATAACGGACGTGATATTTTAGGGTTGATAGTAATGGCTTTATTAGTGATGATTGTGCTGCCATTACCGCAAGCGATCGCCAACTTGTTACAAATTTAA
- the rfbC gene encoding dTDP-4-dehydrorhamnose 3,5-epimerase produces MKVVQTDIPDVLVIEPQVFGDERGFFYESYNERAFLDKVGVSSHFVQDNHSRSSKNVLRGLHYQIHQPQGKLVRVVVGSVFDVAVDLRKSSPTFGQWVGVHLTDENKHQLWIPPGFAHGFVVLSEYAEFLYKTTEYYAPQYDRTILWNDPDLAIAWPIQEQPIVSAKDQAGKLLQEAEVYR; encoded by the coding sequence ATGAAGGTTGTACAGACAGATATTCCTGATGTGCTAGTGATTGAGCCGCAGGTTTTTGGGGACGAACGCGGCTTTTTTTATGAAAGTTATAACGAAAGAGCTTTCTTAGACAAGGTAGGAGTATCATCTCACTTCGTACAAGATAATCATTCCCGTTCCAGTAAAAATGTTCTGCGTGGTTTACATTACCAGATTCATCAGCCCCAAGGAAAACTTGTAAGAGTAGTAGTAGGTTCAGTATTTGATGTGGCTGTGGATTTGCGAAAAAGCTCCCCTACTTTTGGTCAATGGGTTGGTGTTCATCTGACAGATGAAAATAAACATCAGTTATGGATACCACCAGGTTTTGCTCACGGTTTTGTAGTGCTTTCTGAATATGCTGAATTCTTGTACAAAACTACCGAATATTATGCACCGCAGTATGACCGCACTATCCTGTGGAATGATCCTGATTTAGCGATCGCCTGGCCAATTCAAGAGCAACCAATTGTGTCTGCCAAGGATCAGGCTGGTAAGTTACTACAAGAAGCAGAGGTGTATAGATGA
- the rfbA gene encoding glucose-1-phosphate thymidylyltransferase RfbA: MKGIILAGGSGTRLYPLTQVVSKQLMPVYDKPMIYYPLSVLMLAGIREILIISTPTDLPLFQRLLKDGSQWGLKFSYVEQPQPEGLAQAFILGKDFIKNESVCLILGDNIFYGHGLTEVLVRAANLQQGGLVFGYKVTEPQHYGVIEFNAYGQAISIEEKPIIPKSKYAVPGIYFYDSQVTEIAASLKPSPRNELEITDVNLVYLRRGQLRVEVLGRGYAWLDTGTHETLHQAGNFIQTLEQRQGLKIACIEEIAYRQGYIDSAQLCQLAESMGKSSYGRYLMQILEDETHYILKTTEQQNTKTTLDTVLVPEFSEAKRVKL; encoded by the coding sequence ATGAAGGGTATTATTCTCGCTGGTGGCTCTGGTACACGTCTTTATCCCTTAACTCAGGTCGTCAGTAAACAGCTAATGCCTGTTTATGACAAACCAATGATCTACTATCCTTTATCTGTATTAATGTTAGCTGGAATTCGGGAAATTCTGATTATTTCTACTCCTACAGATTTACCCCTTTTCCAGCGACTTCTCAAGGATGGTAGCCAATGGGGACTCAAGTTTAGTTATGTTGAGCAGCCTCAGCCAGAGGGTTTAGCTCAAGCTTTCATACTGGGCAAAGATTTTATTAAAAATGAATCAGTGTGCTTGATTTTGGGAGACAACATATTTTATGGACATGGTTTAACTGAAGTACTGGTTCGTGCTGCTAATCTCCAACAGGGAGGGTTAGTGTTTGGTTATAAGGTGACAGAACCTCAACACTACGGTGTAATTGAATTTAATGCCTATGGACAAGCAATCAGTATAGAGGAAAAACCGATAATTCCTAAGTCAAAATACGCTGTACCTGGTATTTACTTTTATGATTCTCAAGTTACAGAGATTGCTGCTAGTCTGAAGCCTTCTCCTCGAAATGAGCTGGAAATCACTGATGTGAATTTAGTTTACCTACGTCGAGGTCAACTACGAGTAGAAGTATTGGGTCGAGGATATGCTTGGCTAGACACTGGTACACACGAAACGTTACATCAAGCAGGTAACTTTATCCAAACCCTAGAGCAAAGACAGGGGCTTAAAATAGCTTGCATTGAAGAGATTGCATATCGTCAAGGATATATCGACTCAGCCCAGCTTTGTCAGTTAGCTGAATCTATGGGTAAGAGTAGCTATGGTCGTTATCTGATGCAAATTCTAGAAGATGAGACTCATTATATTCTGAAAACAACAGAGCAACAAAACACGAAAACTACACTAGATACTGTTCTCGTACCAGAATTTTCTGAGGCAAAAAGGGTGAAGTTATGA
- a CDS encoding phycobiliprotein lyase: MNIEEFFELSAGKWFSHRSTHHLAFNQSEDGKSDIIIETLATDHPEVIKLCQLYEIAPSSAACSARVTWNQTRERDKQKHSGSTVIVSVPDVDNPDEGKLLRETSKEAPVIGRYKIGSDGALTLTVKSESMYSEERLWFASPNLRMRARVLKRLDGFSMADFTSEIRMGGIPSTTKVSQTANSSS; this comes from the coding sequence ATGAATATTGAAGAGTTTTTTGAGTTGAGTGCTGGTAAATGGTTTTCCCATCGTAGTACTCATCATTTGGCTTTTAATCAATCTGAAGATGGCAAATCAGATATCATCATTGAGACACTGGCAACAGATCATCCAGAGGTGATCAAACTATGTCAACTATACGAAATTGCTCCTAGTTCCGCTGCTTGTAGTGCCAGAGTGACGTGGAATCAGACAAGAGAACGGGATAAACAAAAACACAGCGGATCTACTGTGATAGTTTCAGTACCCGATGTGGATAATCCTGATGAAGGCAAATTACTACGGGAAACAAGTAAGGAAGCCCCTGTAATTGGACGTTATAAAATCGGCAGTGATGGTGCCTTGACCCTAACTGTCAAGTCAGAAAGCATGTATTCTGAAGAACGCTTATGGTTTGCAAGCCCCAACTTGCGGATGCGTGCGCGTGTCCTCAAGCGTTTAGACGGCTTTAGTATGGCTGACTTCACTTCTGAGATTCGCATGGGTGGCATCCCATCAACTACAAAAGTGTCACAGACGGCTAATTCATCTAGTTAA